The DNA sequence AAACAAACCTTGCAAAAAAAGGTATTGTATGGGTTGAAATAAATGAAAGATTTGGCAATGAAACGTGCGATGTTTTCGCTCAATATTTTTCAAACGTCAAGCTATATAACGATTTTAGAGATAAATCCCGATTTGTTAGAGCTACCAACACATAAATCAACCTGCAATGAGCGAAAACGATTTTCAAAAATATCTGAACAGGGCTATGACATATTGTGCATACAAGGAAAAGTGCGAACACGATGTCAGAACTAAGCTCAAAGAATGGGGAGCCAAAGATGAAATGCATGATGTTATTATCGACTATCTTTCAGCAAACAAATTCGTTGACAATCAGCGCTATACAAATGCATATGTTAACGATGCAGTAAAACTAAAACTGTGGGGGCGAATAAAAATAAGGGCAATGCTGAAAATGAAAAATATTCCCGATTGGATTATCAATCAATCGTTCCGAGAGATTGACGAAACTGAATACCGCAAAGCTTTAACCAAACTACTGCAAACAAAAATAAAATCTAAGACGCTAACCGATATTGAAAAACAGAAAATTGTAAAGTCGATGTATAGCCGCGGTTATGAGCCTGAGATAGTGTTTGAGATGATTGACGTAATAGAAAGCAATTGATTAGAGACGGAGCATGCTCCGTCTCTAAAAGAACAAACAAAAAAGAGTCGTTCTTTTTCGAGACGACTCCTTTTAATATCCTTAATACTCCAAATTATTGTTTAATAAATCTATATACAGTAGTATTGTTAGTTTCTATTATCCTTATAA is a window from the Bacteroidales bacterium genome containing:
- a CDS encoding RecX family transcriptional regulator yields the protein MSENDFQKYLNRAMTYCAYKEKCEHDVRTKLKEWGAKDEMHDVIIDYLSANKFVDNQRYTNAYVNDAVKLKLWGRIKIRAMLKMKNIPDWIINQSFREIDETEYRKALTKLLQTKIKSKTLTDIEKQKIVKSMYSRGYEPEIVFEMIDVIESN